The Deinococcus apachensis DSM 19763 genome has a segment encoding these proteins:
- a CDS encoding transporter substrate-binding domain-containing protein, with amino-acid sequence MRHLTLLTTLALTAGLSAQAAQTTPATLTKGVLKIAMEGTYPPFTFKDEQGQLTGFDVDIARAVAAKLDLKPQFVLTEWSGILGGLQANKYDVIVNQVGITPERQKTIGLSQAYAYSSPQIIVRKSGSFSPKTLTDLKGKRVGVGLGSNFEQQLRAAGGINVVTYPGAPEYLADLAAGRLDAAYNDRLLVGYLITKNNLPIRGAGVVGKPEPVGIAFKKTNTALGGAINRALAQIKADGTYAKISRKWFGVDVSKP; translated from the coding sequence ATGCGTCACCTGACCCTGCTGACCACCCTTGCCCTGACCGCCGGACTGAGTGCCCAGGCAGCCCAGACCACACCCGCGACCCTGACCAAGGGGGTGCTCAAGATCGCCATGGAGGGCACCTACCCACCCTTTACCTTCAAGGACGAGCAGGGACAGCTCACTGGCTTTGACGTGGACATTGCCAGAGCTGTGGCCGCCAAGCTCGACCTGAAACCCCAGTTCGTGCTCACCGAGTGGAGCGGCATCCTGGGGGGCCTCCAGGCGAACAAGTACGACGTGATCGTCAATCAGGTGGGCATCACGCCGGAGCGGCAGAAGACCATCGGGCTGAGCCAGGCGTACGCCTACAGCAGCCCGCAGATCATTGTGCGGAAGAGCGGCAGCTTCAGCCCCAAGACGCTCACAGACCTGAAGGGCAAGCGCGTCGGCGTGGGGCTGGGGAGCAACTTCGAGCAGCAGCTCCGGGCAGCGGGCGGCATCAATGTCGTCACCTACCCCGGCGCCCCCGAATATCTGGCGGACCTGGCGGCGGGGCGCCTCGACGCCGCGTATAACGACCGTCTGCTGGTCGGCTACCTGATCACCAAGAACAACTTGCCGATCCGGGGCGCCGGGGTGGTCGGGAAGCCCGAGCCCGTCGGCATCGCCTTCAAGAAGACGAACACCGCGCTGGGGGGCGCCATCAACCGTGCCCTGGCGCAGATCAAGGCCGATGGCACCTATGCCAAGATCAGCCGCAAGTGGTTCGGGGTGGACGTCAGCAAGCCCTGA
- a CDS encoding TrmB family transcriptional regulator — protein MSAVIHLQALGLTEYEARAYTALLALGRAVPARVARQAGIPRPKIYETLERLEGRGLAARVGQNPLEYAPLSAREYLARARRSFDDRLGALDRDLSRLAPDPAPEAVYHLYGEAAIRSLCEDLTLNARRSVYMAGDLPLGERLERLTPRGVDLHRASLVGLPAIAAEGQRAFLLARDGEAAVIAHFIEEGASGEAHGVHTHNPVVIHLIEGYVQLAAQHPAGSR, from the coding sequence ATGAGTGCCGTGATTCACCTGCAAGCGCTGGGCCTGACCGAGTACGAGGCGCGCGCTTACACCGCCCTGCTGGCCCTCGGGCGCGCCGTTCCCGCCCGGGTGGCGCGGCAGGCAGGCATTCCCCGACCCAAGATCTACGAGACGCTGGAACGGCTGGAGGGCCGGGGGCTGGCCGCGCGGGTGGGGCAAAACCCTCTGGAGTACGCGCCGCTGAGCGCCCGGGAGTATCTTGCCCGCGCCCGCCGCTCCTTTGATGATCGGCTGGGCGCGCTGGACCGCGACCTCTCGCGCTTGGCGCCCGACCCCGCGCCCGAGGCCGTCTACCACCTGTACGGCGAGGCGGCCATCCGCAGCCTGTGCGAGGACCTGACCCTGAACGCTCGGCGCAGCGTCTACATGGCGGGCGACCTCCCCCTCGGCGAGCGGCTGGAGCGGCTAACACCCCGGGGGGTGGACCTGCACCGCGCCTCGCTGGTCGGCCTGCCCGCCATCGCCGCCGAGGGCCAGCGCGCCTTCCTGCTCGCCCGCGATGGGGAAGCGGCCGTAATCGCCCACTTCATCGAGGAGGGCGCCAGCGGGGAGGCGCACGGGGTCCACACCCACAACCCGGTCGTCATTCACCTCATCGAGGGGTACGTGCAGCTCGCCGCGCAGCATCCCGCGGGGAGCCGTTGA
- a CDS encoding extracellular catalytic domain type 1 short-chain-length polyhydroxyalkanoate depolymerase, translating into MKRPTALFSAALLLAACSQVPSAGTRPGTDLRVQATGSWVSGTYTNAYGSRFYRLRVPAGYDGTASRPLMVMLHGCTQDGYDFAAGTRMNAQADARNFLVLYPEQGTAYNSYDCWNWFYDVNQHRGSGEPSLIAGMIVWVKNNYRVDSARVGVAGLSAGGAMASVMACTYPDQVRKVAVFAGLQYRAATTATGAVDAQNNGSLYDPNERGTSCASEMGSLRRVMPTLVFQGTADGTVNPMNGNQTLAQFAQTNDIATDASDNGNVDSTADGAVTGTACRSYTRYDYKNSTNGSVLLQKYIISGLGHAWSGGSPSGSYSDPCGPDATAIIVSFFGF; encoded by the coding sequence ATGAAGCGTCCTACTGCCCTGTTTTCCGCCGCCCTGCTGCTCGCCGCCTGTAGCCAGGTCCCCTCTGCCGGAACCCGGCCGGGGACGGATCTGCGCGTCCAGGCGACCGGGTCCTGGGTGTCGGGCACGTACACGAATGCCTACGGGTCCCGCTTCTACCGCCTGCGGGTGCCCGCCGGGTACGACGGCACAGCTTCCCGTCCCCTGATGGTGATGCTGCACGGTTGCACGCAGGACGGGTACGACTTCGCGGCGGGCACGCGCATGAACGCGCAGGCGGACGCGCGGAACTTCTTGGTGCTGTACCCTGAGCAGGGCACGGCCTACAACAGCTACGACTGCTGGAACTGGTTTTACGACGTCAACCAGCATCGCGGAAGCGGTGAGCCCTCCCTGATCGCGGGCATGATCGTCTGGGTGAAGAACAACTACCGCGTGGACAGCGCCCGTGTGGGCGTGGCCGGGCTCTCGGCGGGCGGGGCGATGGCCTCGGTCATGGCCTGCACCTACCCCGATCAAGTCCGCAAGGTCGCTGTGTTCGCCGGATTGCAGTACCGGGCCGCAACCACCGCGACGGGTGCGGTCGACGCCCAGAACAACGGCAGTCTGTACGACCCGAACGAGCGGGGCACCTCGTGCGCGAGCGAGATGGGCAGCCTCCGGCGCGTCATGCCGACCCTGGTGTTCCAGGGCACGGCGGACGGCACGGTGAACCCCATGAACGGAAACCAGACGCTGGCGCAGTTCGCCCAGACGAACGACATCGCCACCGACGCCTCGGACAACGGGAACGTGGATAGCACGGCGGACGGCGCGGTGACGGGGACGGCCTGCCGGTCCTACACCCGTTACGACTACAAGAACAGCACGAATGGCAGCGTCCTGTTGCAGAAGTACATCATCAGCGGTCTGGGGCACGCCTGGTCGGGCGGCAGCCCGAGCGGGTCGTACAGCGACCCCTGTGGGCCGGACGCGACGGCCATCATCGTCTCCTTCTTCGGGTTCTGA
- a CDS encoding glyoxalase — protein MSPLISGLDHVQVEAPAGCEEAARAFFGTFLGLPELLKPEALRGRGGVWFTLPDGRQLHVGVTPDFVPREKGHPALRCPDLSAFRAHCDAHGVSYRADVEAGVPRVFLRDPFGNRLEVVEGAHESVPLTGAP, from the coding sequence ATGTCGCCGCTGATTTCGGGACTCGATCATGTGCAGGTGGAGGCGCCCGCCGGATGCGAGGAGGCCGCGCGGGCCTTTTTCGGGACCTTCCTGGGCCTGCCCGAACTGCTCAAGCCGGAAGCGCTGCGGGGACGCGGCGGGGTCTGGTTCACCCTGCCTGACGGGCGGCAACTGCATGTGGGCGTGACCCCGGACTTCGTGCCGCGCGAGAAGGGGCACCCGGCGTTGCGCTGCCCGGACCTCTCCGCCTTCCGCGCCCACTGTGACGCTCATGGCGTGTCCTATCGGGCCGACGTGGAGGCGGGTGTGCCCCGCGTCTTCCTGCGAGATCCCTTCGGCAACCGGCTGGAGGTCGTGGAGGGGGCGCATGAG